Below is a genomic region from Echinicola rosea.
TATTTCCAGTTCGCAGGCCGCTTCCAGCCCTGCTTTGGTAAGGGCTGTGAGCACCACTTTTTTTGGAAAATTGGAGGTATTGGTGGGGATTACTTCCAGCTGGTTTCCATCCTCAGAGGGTTTAATGGCCACCAAGTCCTTGTCATTTTCCGCTATTTGCCAGTGGATGGGTTGCTTTTTGGCGGGATAATTTCCAAAGCGAAAAAATGAGGTGTTGAGCCAAGCGGTGTCTTTTTTGGTTTCCAGGCGATGGGTGGAGGAACTTACCTTAAGCTGAACGGGAATGTCGGTGAAGTCCTCCTTTTGGGAGGCTAATGATTCGACTCTTTCCTTTATTCCTTCAGGATCCCAATCGTCCTCACCGCTGAGTAGGTTATACGTGTTGTAAAGTATGCTGTCCCCAATTTCCAATCGATATGCGTTTAGCAATGGCTTATGGTCGAGCGTGACAGTGTTTTGAGGATGGTTGTTGCTGATCGTTATTGGTTTTCCATTTACTTGGACGTTGTATTGGTAATTTTTCATGGAAGCGGGTGGTTCATCACGCCAGGCCAATGCTGTCATGTGGGAAGCGCTAAACCGTGTATCAATAACCGCTACTTGGCCATTGGCTTTGGTGAAATATTGCTCTCCACCAGTGTGGGACCGGATGTCACAGTTCAGAAATACCGCTCCTGTTCCGGTGGTATGGTAAAATGGCTTGGAGCTGTAAAAATCCAAAGTACTGTTTTTGTAAACAGCAGTACCGCAGAGGGCATCATCAGTGGATTCGAAATGACATTGATCAAAGAATACCCGCTTTCCTCCTACAAAAGGGCAGAGGTTTAGCCGACTGATAAAATGGGTGTTTCGGGCTACGATCTTGTCCCCATTACAATGGATCAGCTGGGCTTGGACAATGGCGTCGGCCCGACGTTTTCTGCTGAGAGCCGGTTTTAAGGGGAATTTTAAATCCACATTACAATAATTGCCAAAAGTGATGTTTTCGGCTGAAGTCCCGTCGCCGTCAAAGCGGAACATGGTGAAATTGCCCTTAGCGCCCAGTGTTTGGCCACGATTGCAGGCCAGAATGACATTTTCCGGATGCTTGTTCAGCCCAAAAAACCGAAGCCAGTCACATTTGATTTCCATCCCATACGGAACGGATCGCCCATCTTGCGGCAGCCTGACTTTAGGGTCATCAGGATCATCTATCCAGTACACATATGGAGCGATATAAAGTACCATGGGTGAATTTTCGGTGCCATCTATCACTTGCGCTGTTGCTTCTTGGACGGAATTGAATACGAATGGCCATTTGTCTGCTTCCATATCACTGAGCTGACCATCCACAAAGAAGGCTTTTGGCCCAAGTACAATGTGATTATCCTGATAAATGATATGGTCACTGCCAAAAGTAATCGGGTCGTCGAGATCCAAAGGAGCGTATGCCTTTTGGGCCCATATCAATTGGGGCACAAACATCAGTAACCAGAAGGATAAGTACTTTTTCATGCTATGAAGATAAAAATTACCTATGAAGAAACCTGTTTTGGACTTTATATTATATTTGGGCATGAAACTAGATCTTCGCACCATCAATACTACTCAAGAACTACGTACCTGCAAGCGAAAAATTGCCAGTTTGGCATTATCGAGAATGTTCGTGTTTTTGGGCATGGTGGCACTGACCATCCTAGGGCTCACGGAAATCAGGTGGTTATTGCTTTTCTTTTTTCCCTTGGCGGGACTTTTTATTTACCTGATCCTGCTTTTTAACCTCCAGAAAGACCGCCAGGCATTTTTGAAGGCTGTGGCCAATATGGAGCATGAAAGGCAGCTGAGAAAGGAGCGAAAATTGGCTGGCTTTGATGCAGGAGAAGCATTTAAAGACAAAAAGCATCCTTTTTCCAATGATCTGGACTTATTTGGGGAGCATTCTCTGTTTCAGTTGCTGAACCATACCATTGGCGAGGGAGGAAAGCAGTTGTTGGCAAATTGGATGAAGGCTCCGGTCGATCCTGGCAAAGCGAAGAAGCGATATTCCGCGATAAAGGAATTGGCTGGCCATACGGACTTTATCAAGAATTTTGAGGCCACGGGAAAGGCATTCATCAAAGAAGAAAAATCAAAGAAACCATTTTATACTTGGCTAAAGACGCCGAGTGCCTGGAAGTCCTTTTATTGGCTTCCCCTTATCGGTGGGCCTCTTGCTGGACTTGCTTTTTTGGGTGGATGGCTTTATTTGGGCTGGCCGTTGGCTTACCTATTGATCTGGGTGTTGGGAGGCACAGGATTGTTGGGACTGATTTTTCGGCCGTTGCTGTTGGCCTTTAAGAATATGCCCGATGAGGGAGATTTAAAAACCTACAGCATTTGGGCGAGAGAACTAGAGCAGCTGGATTTTAAAGACGATTATCTTCAAGAGCTTCAATCGCCTATTTTGGGAGATGATTACCGTGCTTCTGATGCACTCAAATCCCTAGAGCAGCGTAGTTTTATGGTGCAGAGTCGTGCCAATATGATGTACTTGATCTTTAATTTGCTGTTTTTGGTGGATTTTGGAGTGCTTTTTTCATTGGAGCAATGGAAAAAGAAACACGGCAGCAAGGTCCAAAGATGGGAAGACGTCTTTCAGGAATGGCAGGTTTTGGTGTCACTGGCGGCCTTTACACATGATGAAGGTTTGGAGTGTCCGGTGACGTGGACAGATGAAATGGAGCTAAATGTAACCGATCTTAAGCATCCGCTTTTGTCCCAATCGGTATGTGTGGGGAATGATTTTGAGGTGTCAAGCGACCAGAAGACCATCCTGCTGACTGGATCCAATATGTCGGGAAAGACCACATTTATGCGTACTGTGGGGGTCAATATGGTGTTGACCAACTTGGGGCTGAGCCCCTATGCCACTTCCTATGAAAGTGGGGCTTTTTGGCTGTTTACCAGTATGCGCAATACCGATAACCTTGGAGAAAGTGTCAGCTCCTTTTATGCAGAGCTGGCCAGGATCAAAAGCCTGTTGGAACAAGCGGGAAAACAGTATCCCGTATTTTATCTACTTGATGAGATCCTCAAAGGCACCAATACCACCGACCGGGTAATGGGTAGTGAGGCATTGATCAGGCAGCTCGCGGAAAGCAATAGTAAAGGGATCATCAGTACCCATGATATTGAATTGGCTGAATTAGCTGATAAAATCCCAAGTTTGATCAATTATAGCTTTCACAGCGACATAAAGGACAATGAGATCCTCTTTGATTATAAAATAAAAAAAGGCCCCTGTCCAAGCTTTAACGCCCATAAATTGATGGAATTGATGGGGATTCGCTTTTAGAATATGCATGATTTTGGTGGTTTTGGCATAGCAATTGTTTATAAACAACTATAAACCAATTGTTTCACTAAACAACCATAGTTATGAGCTCTTTATTATATTTGATCGCATTGATTCTTGTGATAGGATGGATATTTGGTGCCTTCGTTTACAGTGTCGGAGGATTGATACATATTTTATTGGTTCTTGCCGTTATCGCGGTGTTGTTTCGCCTAATCGGTGGACGGACAGTTTAGCGAAGTACCAACTCACCATAATATTTAGCGAAAAAGTGCCAATCTCATGGAGGATGGCACTTTTTTTTGGCTCTATATGGATTATAGAGGGTAAAGATATTATTCCGGTTAAATTAATGTTGATTCATGTTCCTTTTCAGTGGGCAATTTTCTATTCTGCCTTGAGGTATTTGACGTTAAGAAATCAAAGAAGTGGGCTGGAAAAAGCGCAGGCTTGTTTGACGTGAATCAGTACAAAAAATTGGTATGCTGCACAAATAGAGGAGTTTGCCTGCGTGAGTGCTGGCTTTGATTTTAGTCATATAGCTCACCGCAGCGGGTTTTTTTGGTTACGTTTTTCACCTGAAGGAAAAAAGTAACAAGGCAACAAGATGAAAGGCAAGCTAGAATTTGACATGCAAAGTAATAGTTACCCATAGTAAATCATATAGAACCTTTTTTTTAGATCAATCGGAAAAGTTACCCTTGTTACTTTTTAGGAATCAAGCGTAAAAGTTGGGGGCTGCCAGTTTTCTTAATGGAAAAACCACCGATACATAAAAATGCCACAAAGGTCCAAAGGCACCAAGTGCATGTTGGACCTGCATTGAACCCGCATTCAATGCCGTTTAGTTAGTGCGTATCCGGAAAATACGGGTTCTATCTTTTTTCCTTGTGCAGTTAGTTTTCTTGCTAAATTCCAGGTAGGTTTTTCATCTCTTTACCTTTGTTACTTTTTTGCTGCAGGTCAAAAAAGTAATCCAAAAACCCCGCCGCTACGCCACGGCGCACAGGTGTGCTTCTATTGGTCTAAAATTAAAACCTTCCCTCATGCAGGCAAACTCCTCCTTTTTAGCTGCAACATTTTTTTTGGCCAGCATTTCGTCAAACAAGCCTGCCTTCTTGTCCCCGCTTTTTAATTTCTTAACGCCCAATATCTGCAAGGCGGATCCATTTTATACATGTTTAAAAAAGGCCATGGATTAAAACCATAATTCTCTCAAAGGACGATTCGTATTGGAAAAACTTCTTAACTAAACGACATTGATATTCCGGGTTAAACTCATCTAAATCATTCTCCCCACTTGGGCAGACAGGTGCGATGCTTTATTAGTACTTTAGACCAACTGATTTCCTTGCTCTTTCAGCATTTTCTGCGATAGGCTGCTGTTATCCTAATGTACAAACTTGGAGAAAGTGCCAGCGGCACGATGGATTTAGTAACCAGCGGATTCATCCGCTGGATGTTAAGGCCTCCTCCACCTCCAGAAGGAGTGCCAGCGGCACGGATGATAGGTGCCTACACAAAATTAATGTTAAATGCGTTTGCCCTGTTTTCAAAAGCCGGATTCGGTAGATTAGGCATGCATACTTATTTTGCTGCTGGCTACTAATAGAACCGATATCAATCTGGCATACTAAGGAAATATTGCTTGGTTTACGACCTATAGGTGCCCATTCTTTTTCTATGTGCATTATATTCATAGAATCAGCAAACCAATGGAGTTACAAGGACAAATTATGCGTTGAAGGTGCGTGGTACGGAGAAATTGTTTTAATTTTGGGCATTATTTCCAAAAAATAACGTAAAAGTGCAAGATAACTATCAGCAAAAGGTATTAGGAATAGTAGGGGGAGGTCAGCTTGGACGTATGGTCATACAGTCGGCCATCAACTATAACATCGATATCCACATCCTGGATCCGGATGAAAATGCACCCTGTAGGCACATCTGTCACGATTTTAGTCATGGGAATTTGACGGATTATGATACGGTGTATGCCTTTGGGAAGGACTGTGATGTAATTACTATTGAGATAGAGAATGTAAACACGGAGGCACTGGAGCAGCTGGCCAAAGAGGGCAAAAAGGTTTTTCCCCAGCCTGAAATCATCCGTTTGATCCAAGATAAGCGGGAGCAGAAACAGTTTTATAAGGCAAACAATATTCCTACGGCGGATTTTATCCTGACGGATACCAAAGCAGCTGTACTGTCGAATGCCGATTTTCTACCGGCTGTCAATAAATTGGGAAAAGAAGGATATGACGGAAGAGGTGTGCAGGTGCTTAAATCCGAGGAGGATTTGGAGAAGGCTTTTGAGGCACCGAGCTTGTTGGAAAAGTTGATCGATTTTGATAAGGAAATCGCTGTAATCGTCTCCAAGAACGAGCATGGAGAATTGGTGGCTTTCCCGCCAGTAGAATGCGCTTTTCACCCTACCGCCAACTTGGTGGAATTTCTATTTGCTCCGGCGCAGATCGCTGATGAGATAGGTGAAAAGGCCACCAAAGTGGCAAAGGACGTCATTACCAAATTAGATATGATTGGAATTTTGGCCGTGGAGATGTTTGTGACCAAATCAGGAGACATCTTGGTCAATGAAATTGCGCCAAGGCCACATAACAGCGGTCACCATACCATAGAGGCCAATTTCACTTCTCAGTTTGAGCAGCACTTAAGGTCCGTCATGGGCATGCCGCTGGGGAATACTGAACTTCGGATTCCTGCTGCCATGGTCAACCTCCTTGGAGAGGATGGGTTTACCGGTGAGTCAATGGTGGAAGGAATGGACGAGGCCATGAAAGAAAAAGGTGTCTATATCCACTTGTATGGTAAGAAAATCACCAAACCTTTCCGAAAAATGGGGCATGTGACTATTTTGGAAGAGAATGTGGAGGCTTTGAAAGCCAAAGCCCTTAAAATCAAAAACAGCATAAAGATAAAAGCATAGATTATGAGCAAACAGGTAGGAATCATCATGGGGAGTAAGTCTGATCTTCCCATCATGTCGGAAGCAGCGAAGGCGCTGGAAGAATTAGGCGTCAACTATGAACTTACCATTGTCTCGGCACACCGAACCCCGAGAAGGATGATAGATTATGCAGAAAGTGCTCGCCAGCGCGGTATTAAAATAATTATTGCCGGAGCCGGAGGAGCAGCTCATCTTCCTGGAATGGTGGCCTCACTGACCTCTCTGCCTGTAATCGGCGTGCCAATCAAGTCTTCAAATAGCATCGACGGCTGGGACAGTATCCTGTCGATCTTGCAAATGCCCGCGGGCATCCCTGTGGCTACTGTAGCCCTAAATGGCGCTAAAAATGCCGGAATATTGGCGGCATCTATGGTGGGAGCTTATGATGCTAAGGTCGCCGAAAATATGGAGAAATTTAAGAAGGAGCTGCGGGAAAAAGTAGAGGAGAATGCACGTGATGTGGAATTGAAAGGCTGGAAGGATACCTTGGATGATTAGCTTGCCATATGTCCACGCCCAAGCTTTTATAGAAACCATCCAATGCAACCCTCTATTTTAAGGGTTATATTGGATGGCGTATCATCTTTAAAGGCTGTTTTTTGTAGTAAGTAATTAAATTTTAGTATATTATATGTTGACGTATTAGTCGTATAATAGTTTAATTATGGAAAAAGTAAGCATTCCTATTTGGTTTTGGGTAGTAGCGGGCGTGATGCTTGTATGGAATTTACTGGGAGTGGGTTCCTTTTTTATGCACGTAGGGATGACAGAAGAGAGCCTAGCAGCATTACCAGAAGCAGAGAGGGAGTTATATGCGGTTTATCCTACTTGGGCTCTTTTGGCTTTTGCAGTGGCAGTTTTTGGTGGAGTTTTTGGGTGTATCGGGCTATTGATGCGAAAAAAATGGGCTAAATTCATACTTGTCATTTCCTTGATTGGCATCATCATTCAGATGTTCCATAGCCTGATCATTGCAAGGGCTACCGATGTATATGGACCAGGTGCTATTGTGATGCCGGTTTTGGTAATCGTAATAGCAGTATTTTTAGTTTGGATGGCCAATTACAGCATTAAAAGACATTGGCTTATCTGATGGAAATGCCCATTTTGATGATGAAGTAATTTTCTTTTCTACTTTCAAATCATTGATTTATGATGATTTATGTGATAAAATGAGTAGGTTTGTGTGATTTTAACGTTGATTTTTGTTAATAAGATATAAATTTTAGAACTAAAGTCCTATTTTTAGAAAAAGGGTAACTTTGTACCCTGATTGAGTATAAGGAAACTATGGAAAGAAGGATAAACAATCTTATAGATTTGTGGAAGGAAGGATACTCAGAGCGTATCAAGAGGCATCAGCCATATCAAGCGATGCAGCAAATTAAGCACATTGCTTCATTATTTAGTCCCGGGGATTTTTTCTATTTTATATTAAACATGCACGATCTTGATCTGGAATATGTCCACCCAAATGTCAAAAACTTTATGGATGTGGATCCTTTACGTGCCACCATTCGAGACCTACTTGGCTACATTGTGCCAGAGGATATGGAGTCAGTAAGAAAGAAGGAAATGGTGCTTCAGGATTTTCTGGAAAAATTTGATGATCCTTATGAACTTCCCTTTTATAAGATTCTGTACATGTACAGGATGAAAGATCGCCATGACCGCTATCGTACGATGCTCCTTCAGGTCAATGTGCTTTCCGTTTCAGATACCGGAACCATAGAGCATGTCCTTAGCGTCCATACGGATATATCTTATCTTGGAATCGCCAAAAGTGATCACATATTCTTTGTTAGCCTTAACGGTCAAAAATCCTACTACAACGTTGATTGCGAAAATGGGAAATTTGATGAATCCCTTTTTGATCGTCCTTTTAATGGTTTTGGGTCTGACCTTACC
It encodes:
- a CDS encoding lmo0937 family membrane protein; this encodes MSSLLYLIALILVIGWIFGAFVYSVGGLIHILLVLAVIAVLFRLIGGRTV
- a CDS encoding 5-(carboxyamino)imidazole ribonucleotide synthase, which gives rise to MQDNYQQKVLGIVGGGQLGRMVIQSAINYNIDIHILDPDENAPCRHICHDFSHGNLTDYDTVYAFGKDCDVITIEIENVNTEALEQLAKEGKKVFPQPEIIRLIQDKREQKQFYKANNIPTADFILTDTKAAVLSNADFLPAVNKLGKEGYDGRGVQVLKSEEDLEKAFEAPSLLEKLIDFDKEIAVIVSKNEHGELVAFPPVECAFHPTANLVEFLFAPAQIADEIGEKATKVAKDVITKLDMIGILAVEMFVTKSGDILVNEIAPRPHNSGHHTIEANFTSQFEQHLRSVMGMPLGNTELRIPAAMVNLLGEDGFTGESMVEGMDEAMKEKGVYIHLYGKKITKPFRKMGHVTILEENVEALKAKALKIKNSIKIKA
- a CDS encoding helix-turn-helix transcriptional regulator: MERRINNLIDLWKEGYSERIKRHQPYQAMQQIKHIASLFSPGDFFYFILNMHDLDLEYVHPNVKNFMDVDPLRATIRDLLGYIVPEDMESVRKKEMVLQDFLEKFDDPYELPFYKILYMYRMKDRHDRYRTMLLQVNVLSVSDTGTIEHVLSVHTDISYLGIAKSDHIFFVSLNGQKSYYNVDCENGKFDESLFDRPFNGFGSDLTKRELEIIFYFSKGLGAKEIGEALNISEYTVRTHRKNILKKTNQTNMAQLISMCVMEGLI
- a CDS encoding MutS-related protein, which gives rise to MKKPVLDFILYLGMKLDLRTINTTQELRTCKRKIASLALSRMFVFLGMVALTILGLTEIRWLLLFFFPLAGLFIYLILLFNLQKDRQAFLKAVANMEHERQLRKERKLAGFDAGEAFKDKKHPFSNDLDLFGEHSLFQLLNHTIGEGGKQLLANWMKAPVDPGKAKKRYSAIKELAGHTDFIKNFEATGKAFIKEEKSKKPFYTWLKTPSAWKSFYWLPLIGGPLAGLAFLGGWLYLGWPLAYLLIWVLGGTGLLGLIFRPLLLAFKNMPDEGDLKTYSIWARELEQLDFKDDYLQELQSPILGDDYRASDALKSLEQRSFMVQSRANMMYLIFNLLFLVDFGVLFSLEQWKKKHGSKVQRWEDVFQEWQVLVSLAAFTHDEGLECPVTWTDEMELNVTDLKHPLLSQSVCVGNDFEVSSDQKTILLTGSNMSGKTTFMRTVGVNMVLTNLGLSPYATSYESGAFWLFTSMRNTDNLGESVSSFYAELARIKSLLEQAGKQYPVFYLLDEILKGTNTTDRVMGSEALIRQLAESNSKGIISTHDIELAELADKIPSLINYSFHSDIKDNEILFDYKIKKGPCPSFNAHKLMELMGIRF
- the purE gene encoding 5-(carboxyamino)imidazole ribonucleotide mutase, with the protein product MSKQVGIIMGSKSDLPIMSEAAKALEELGVNYELTIVSAHRTPRRMIDYAESARQRGIKIIIAGAGGAAHLPGMVASLTSLPVIGVPIKSSNSIDGWDSILSILQMPAGIPVATVALNGAKNAGILAASMVGAYDAKVAENMEKFKKELREKVEENARDVELKGWKDTLDD
- a CDS encoding PemB family protein, whose protein sequence is MKKYLSFWLLMFVPQLIWAQKAYAPLDLDDPITFGSDHIIYQDNHIVLGPKAFFVDGQLSDMEADKWPFVFNSVQEATAQVIDGTENSPMVLYIAPYVYWIDDPDDPKVRLPQDGRSVPYGMEIKCDWLRFFGLNKHPENVILACNRGQTLGAKGNFTMFRFDGDGTSAENITFGNYCNVDLKFPLKPALSRKRRADAIVQAQLIHCNGDKIVARNTHFISRLNLCPFVGGKRVFFDQCHFESTDDALCGTAVYKNSTLDFYSSKPFYHTTGTGAVFLNCDIRSHTGGEQYFTKANGQVAVIDTRFSASHMTALAWRDEPPASMKNYQYNVQVNGKPITISNNHPQNTVTLDHKPLLNAYRLEIGDSILYNTYNLLSGEDDWDPEGIKERVESLASQKEDFTDIPVQLKVSSSTHRLETKKDTAWLNTSFFRFGNYPAKKQPIHWQIAENDKDLVAIKPSEDGNQLEVIPTNTSNFPKKVVLTALTKAGLEAACELEIHPTQLPPPGFSKLPKINLRADGKLSVDYSLGKLKFTDQSEISWYRSPDSEAKQAIKIAVSRGGAPLQEYPLTAGDVGKYISVGIAPKHLRSEAGQEKRYTMAVPIQKKDLKVDPRSLKTDFSILSVANQPKVIPGYWTFDTLQSSAYRPSSLPEDAWIYEKGSGGSEGMVGLLQSARTGSMSYTPIIEKVGDMNVSLVVSPHKTAGQGFSVAPLYMDVLIKYDAHTKTGYGLRIMRTTKFANSVDCLLVRYENNHVRPISQPVSTSCFRAPCMISLSINNNQLIAHVHSTTDFDASHYPAQVKKEVHLSETVNPNDHGGFAIEYNGGSTTMINEVKLQWP